The Anas platyrhynchos isolate ZD024472 breed Pekin duck chromosome 6, IASCAAS_PekinDuck_T2T, whole genome shotgun sequence sequence ttactgagaAGCTTTTTAAAGTTGCCATGGTACAAAAAGTGAATTGTGCATTTGTGTGCAGTGTTATCTTGCATAGAAGTACATGTACAGTAATCAAAACCAAAGCGAAAGGCCAAATAGCAAACGGAGGTAACAACAAGATGAATAAAAATTTGGCTGAAGATACTGGACAAAATTGTGCAAATAATCCTCTATATGCAACATAAATGTAGTGTATTCAGAATGTGTGGAGAGTAATGCTTCTTAGAAGGCTCAAATTCAGTTAATTTAAGACAAATCATTAAACTCTGCTTATATTTATACTGATACAGTTCCAGGTTTATTTCACTGATTTAAAGTTACTTTGGATCTCTATCAGTATGTTTGAAATTAGTGTCTGGCTCACATCATAAATTCCATTTATATCTTTTCCTCACTTCCAACAGACTATATGAgggcagaaagcaaaacatggCTCTGGGCTTTTATTATAATTGTTTTACAATGGCTTTTTCCAAAAGCCAtacttttaatttgtttaattccTCATTCTTTCAAAACATAAATCTCTCATCCATagtgaaaataaacagctaTTTTATTGTCTTGTTTCTACTGCAATTTTATAATCAAATGCTTCTTCATATCTCCTGAAATCaaggaagttttaaaatatgtacaaTTCAGTTAAATAAGTGCAGTTATAATTTCCTGTGTTTTAAAGTTACTCTTCCAATGCACATCTAAAAATTCTGCTTCCATATACACCATCTTCTAGATAAAGGTATTAGAAGTACTCACATAGAAAACAGCTACAATCTTACAAATGCGAACAGTAGATTTCTGCTCAAATCCAAGCTCACActaacaaaaaaactttttttacaAGAGTAATAATCTGTACAGAGAGTTATTTACTCTAATTTAAAGAAACCAATGGGACTTCCCATAGATTTGTTCAGTGCGTAGGTGGGAATTACAAGATAGTTAATCAATGGAAAGGTTTAATGGAAGATGAAATGTATGTATGCCACAAGACACACACAGTCATTTCATTTGGTTTTGTATTGCATTCCTTTTTACATGGATGTGGAATAGAAGAATACTGACCTTATCTACAGCTGCTCATATTGCTGGAAAATATTAATATCCCGTCCAGATATTAGAACTATCTTGTTGCTTTGAAGACAGATAGCTAAAGGTTAAAGGTATCCTATTTTTCTATCAGTTTCTTGATTTAAGATGTCCAGTGATGGTGGTTTAAATTCCTGTGCTGGAGTGATGACTGGAAATGGTTCCACATTGTTCAAACAACCACAAGTAACCAAACTGAGTCCTTCCACACAAaagcatgattaaaaaaaaatactgatttgcTGTCCAGAAGCCAGCAGTGCACAACTGTATGTAAGGGACAACTAATCTTCCAGCAAAACCAGCAGTCTCCGATCTCTTTAGTTGGCCTCTGAATAGTAAAGCTACTTTAAAAGGCTGCTGCCCCGTTGTCAtagtacaaaaatattttcctaataattaatatattattcAACAGAACACACAAAGTGTCCATGACAATTTAACAGCAGTGTTGCATTTGTGGCTTGCTGTTTCTCCAAACTGTATGCCGAGATTTACCAAGGGGATGTTAAGCAAGGTTTTTAAATTTCTTAGAAATCCGAGCAATCTGACAGAGCATGTTGTGTAACACTTGTCTGTGCTGGCTTGACGTCCCTTTAAAGCAATTGCTGAGTGTCCCCTGGAGTCCAAGGGGGATAGCAACAGTGAAGAGAAATGTTGCAGTCAATAGGAATCCATTGCTTGAAGTTTCTGAAGGACTTCCAGAACAAATTCATAACAGAATAGATACTGATCCTGCATACAGAGACACCAGTGTGAAACATCCAATTAAATGTAACAAAAGTTCTAGACAAAAAAGGATGGACTGGCTGTCATGCTGTTTTTAACACCAGCATCTTTGTAACAGGGATACAAAAATTTAGATATTTGAGAGCATCCTCAATCTTTTTGTTCCATAACTCATAAAAAGTTCAGGAGCTTTTTTTGATTCAGTGCAGTACCTGTAGGCATGTGCTTAAATCTCACTGAGGTCAGTGGCTGTTATCTATTTGCTTAATTTTAATCATGTGCTCAATCATTTTGCTGAAGCTTGTGCTTAAATACTTGCATACAAGAATAATTTATCCTAATCTTGTCTTATTTTCTTCCCAATTTCCGTTTTCTCAAAGTTGTGTTaaccttattttctcttttcctgtgtGAACACACTTCAGGGGTAGGTTTATCTCAGCACTAGAAGGACAATGAGAGCTCAGCAATTGCAAGAATTCAACTGAAGGCTGCAGTTTTGCAGGGTAGAGTCTCACCCGTTTCATTGGTGAGCCCCGCTTTTCTTTTTACCCAAAGAAGAAATGTATCTGTACTGTATTGGTGCTTTGAAGTGAATTTCAAGTGCCTGCAAGCTGCCCTTAGaggttattttctgtttttaattttttttcttaatttcagctAGCTAGTAAGGAAAACATCTTCCATATTTAAATATAGACACCAATTGTATGCAAAGCTGTCATTTTCCTCATAAGAGGGCTAAAATTCAGCTTTAAGCCAGAGATTTATCAAAGCATGAGAATATGTACCACAAATGGAAACTTTTTAAGATCACAGCCTAGTCAGAATATTGAGAACTTACCTTAGTTTGGATCATGCCAAAACGCTGCTCTCTCAAATCTCTCACTATGTGCTTAATGTTGAACtatcagaagagaaaacaatttttattttattgatgttCAAGTTATGAAAAATGACTTGAACATGTTCTGTTGGGAAAGCTGGGGCTCACTTCTTCTACAAATAGTGCATTTTAGTTATTATCTCTGTTTTGCAAAATAACAAAAGCATCATTTATTCCATTTTGTTAGGATTAATTTCTACCAGGAGTAACTCATGTAGTAAGATACCTACATATGTCGTTGACGTATATGTcagtaatatttatatttactgtAATATTTAACAATGATGTTTGATACTTACGCATAGATCTTTTTCAATATAGCTCAGCAGGATTTCAGCACACAGCAAAACTCCACTTCTTCCAATCCCAGTACTACAGTGAGCAACAATAGGTCCTGTCCTGTGGGCTTTTCTCATGTAGCAAATAAATTTTACAAGCTGCTCAGCCAGTTTGGGTGTATTATGGTCTGGCCAAGTGGTAAACTGCAAATGCCTTATAATTcgtttttcttctgtctggaATAGAAAGCCAGAAATGCTTATCAACTGGCAGCTTAGTAACATAGCTATATAAAttcaataaaaatgcaaataaatacaagtaaagtaaataaatacaaataacattttctttccctattGTTTCTTATGTCAAAAAaggttaaatgaaaaaaaaaacatagtatTGTATTATACTGGTAAAGACTTCTATTGTAAAGACCTGAGTCCAGTCAGTAACTTTTCAGCAAAAATGATTGTTTAGGTAGCTGAAGATCTTCAGTATAAAGCATCCAGGAACTGTAAGGACTGAAGCCTTCCAAAGTCGAGGTTAGAGTGGCAGTGGATTCCTATTGACTAGGTTAAAATGAATACGAAAGACCTACCTAGATTTTTGCCATTAGAAGAATTTGAATGCATGCCTGGATTTCTGCTGAAGTAAACCTATGATTCTCTATTAATTTGATACTGGTCCAGTACAAACATTGCAAAAATAACATGTTCATTTAAACAAGATAGGAACCCAATCACATATACAAGCCAATATTCCTACTATCTTTTGGATAGACACATATAAAATTACTATGTTTACACTCAGTGACATAAGGTGaattgtgttttcttaataCAAATAGCTGTCTTGTTGGAAAACTAAGTTAGTCTGGCACAAGTAAGAATATATAAATGATTCCATTAATCAGTCTTTCCCACAGAAATTTCtgcaatgttttgtttcatatgGAGGCAAGACTGATGGACTTGTCCCCCAGTTTCCACGTTCTTACAACTGGGTTCTGTATTTGTTAGTTCTTCAAAAACGAGTTGTTCATTTTATAGTTTCATGTGTGTTCATGTCttttcacaaatgaaaaaagttatcattccttttaaatattagGATGAAAGCCACCTTCTTTAAATCCTTCCTTCCACCCACTTTTACAGAATATGAACCCACTCAGGCAGCCCTTACTAATCTGATTTGGTAAGAACACCAAGCAATTCTGCAAAATACTGAACACTGCAACTCTGTGGCTATTAAAGGACTAACTCTTGGACATTCTCACCCAAGTGTTTTTAATATTGGATCCATGGCTTGTTCAATAAGCAAAGAAGCAGCATTTCATTTACCTTAATTTCCTTCCAGCTACTCAGACTTTTACATTCCTAAAACTGTACTGAGCAGAcgttacagaaaacaaacaaacaaaaaacagtaatacCAGTATTTAATCATGTAAGATAACTAATCAATTGCTTTGTATATGAAAGTATTAACTAGACACAACTTACCTGCTTGTTGATCATTTCTATTATTCTAACTATGAAGTATTCCAGAATCTGGTGACTGTCTAGCCTGAGATGGAAGTTAGTTAAGTCTATGGAATCATGTGGAGGTTCAGGCCAGTATCGATGACATTTCACTTTTCCTAGCTCCACTTCTTTCGTCATCATGGCAATCACATCTGACTCACTCTCCCAAATCATCTGCCAGAAATCCGCCATGGTGGAAGGCAAAGGGCCTTGGGTTATAATAAAGAAATGTTCCTCTTCTCCAACTTTCATTCTAATATAACTTGCATTAATGTAGCCTTTGTTTTCTCCCAGAGGAACTCGTGTCTTATCATCTGGACATAAACAGAAAGTTACTATTTCAGTTGTAGATCTGAAATGGAGCTGTGCCATACCTAGCATCTAGGAGATGGGGTACCTCAACCCCTAGCTGTGAAGTATGCCTCTGTTTTTTAGAACACATTTGGCAAGCAGCACTAATATTAACCATTGTTAATAGTAATTCCTGGAGATAAATCGTATGGTTAACTGCAGCTTTATTTCTCATAACATACTTGCATAACAGTCTGACAGTCCTTCTAATTACCATAGAATTGTTGGCAGTAATTCAAAATAGTGAATCCAATACTGCTATGAGT is a genomic window containing:
- the FRMPD2 gene encoding FERM and PDZ domain-containing protein 2 isoform X2, producing MHSFPLQRQLDGQDYQDIISNTSDRSQKCAGCEGCRRQSQQSESDSWNNEDDDMPHRISILPRSRAFVSEDELIHLINFKPSLTGVCPRTGVRGLIRGLQTRIENQEVLKEFMALEHVKPTEDCRTGKAQENRDKNRYQDILPYDKTRVPLGENKGYINASYIRMKVGEEEHFFIITQGPLPSTMADFWQMIWESESDVIAMMTKEVELGKVKCHRYWPEPPHDSIDLTNFHLRLDSHQILEYFIVRIIEMINKQTEEKRIIRHLQFTTWPDHNTPKLAEQLVKFICYMRKAHRTGPIVAHCSTGIGRSGVLLCAEILLSYIEKDLCFNIKHIVRDLREQRFGMIQTKDQYLFCYEFVLEVLQKLQAMDSY